A genomic stretch from Bosea sp. F3-2 includes:
- a CDS encoding DUF1003 domain-containing protein, with the protein MDDAVSKLARQLLETGVDGLPERERRVVLHIAKQTHISRDLNRTFEERQTYGERLADQVARFGGSWTFIILFVLLLIAWVILNTVVLMRIGGFDPYPYIFLNLILSMIAAIQAPVILMSQNRQAMRDRIAASLDYEINLKAEVEIMALHDKLDHIRVEHLEGSLHDQAKKIEDLSQFVYAKLGGEPIAPSRSEAKTS; encoded by the coding sequence ATGGACGACGCTGTTTCCAAACTTGCCCGGCAACTTCTCGAAACAGGAGTCGACGGCCTGCCAGAACGAGAGCGCCGCGTAGTCCTTCACATAGCCAAACAGACTCATATCAGCCGGGACCTGAACCGTACTTTTGAAGAGCGGCAGACTTACGGCGAGCGCCTAGCTGATCAAGTGGCAAGGTTCGGCGGCTCCTGGACGTTCATCATCCTATTCGTCTTGTTGCTTATCGCATGGGTCATCCTGAATACCGTCGTCCTTATGCGCATCGGCGGTTTTGACCCGTATCCCTACATTTTCTTGAATCTGATACTATCGATGATTGCCGCCATACAGGCGCCCGTTATCCTGATGTCGCAGAATCGGCAGGCTATGAGGGATCGGATTGCGGCCAGTCTCGACTATGAAATCAACCTCAAGGCAGAGGTTGAGATTATGGCGCTGCACGACAAGCTCGACCATATCCGAGTAGAGCATTTGGAAGGCTCTCTCCACGATCAAGCGAAGAAAATTGAAGACCTGAGCCAGTTCGTTTACGCTAAGCTGGGTGGAGAACCGATCGCTCCGTCGAGGTCTGAAGCGAAAACATCGTAG